In Oryza brachyantha chromosome 1, ObraRS2, whole genome shotgun sequence, the following are encoded in one genomic region:
- the LOC102704185 gene encoding alanine--tRNA ligase isoform X1, translated as MGTEYAPARAMAPTKLAYFDDMWALRSTATVVSLVQQDGGRRAVVLHSTVFYPQGGGQPADTGVISSGGARFLVEDVRMKDGVVFHYGRFEDVGDGCNSEFSEGQSVNLEVDAERRNLNSRLHSAGHLLDICISNIGLSHVEPGKGHHFPDGPFVEYKGGIPPDQLQDKKNKLEKEANELISKGAKVLACILPYEEATQLCGGALPSYISKGSTPRIVKFGDHPGGPCGGTHVADISNINNIKVTNIRVKKGLIKVSYNVSP; from the exons ATGGGAACGGAGTACGCTCCGGCGAGGGCCATGGCCCCCACAAAGCTCGCATATTtcgatgacatgtgggccctccgctccaccgccaccgtcgtctcCCTCGTCCAG CAGGATGGGGGCCGGCGAGCGGTGGTGCTGCACTCCACCGTCTTCTACCCGCAGGGAGGCGGCCAGCCGGCCGACACCGGCGTCATCTCCTCTGGAGGCGCCAGGTTCCTCGTCGAGGATGTGCGCATGAAGGATGGAGTG GTTTTCCACTATGGGAGATTTGAGGATGTCGGGGATGGATGCAATTCTGAGTTCAGTGAAGGGCAGAGCGTTAACTTGGAAGTTGATGCGGAACGGCGCAACTTAAATTCCAG GCTTCATTCTGCAGGGCATTTGTTGGACATCTGCATCAGCAATATTGGCCTATCTCATGTGGAACCTGGAAAAGGACATCATTTTCCGGATGG ACCTTTCGTTGAGTACAAAGGAGGCATTCCACCAGATCAATTGCAGGATAAGAAAAACAAGTTGGAAAAAGAAGCAAATGAGTTAATTTCTAAAGGAGCCAAG GTCTTAGCTTGTATTTTACCTTATGAGGAGGCAACTCAATTGTGTGGAGGTGCTCTGCCGAGCTATATTTCAAAA GGTAGCACCCCTCGCATTGTAAAATTTGGTGATCACCCTGGTGGTCCTTGTGGTGGTACACATGTTGCTGACATCTCAAACATCAATAACATAAAG GTCACAAACATAAGAGTCAAGAAAGGGCTCATCAAAGTCTCTTACAATGTCAGTCCATGA
- the LOC102704185 gene encoding alanine--tRNA ligase isoform X2, with the protein MGTEYAPARAMAPTKLAYFDDMWALRSTATVVSLVQDGGRRAVVLHSTVFYPQGGGQPADTGVISSGGARFLVEDVRMKDGVVFHYGRFEDVGDGCNSEFSEGQSVNLEVDAERRNLNSRLHSAGHLLDICISNIGLSHVEPGKGHHFPDGPFVEYKGGIPPDQLQDKKNKLEKEANELISKGAKVLACILPYEEATQLCGGALPSYISKGSTPRIVKFGDHPGGPCGGTHVADISNINNIKVTNIRVKKGLIKVSYNVSP; encoded by the exons ATGGGAACGGAGTACGCTCCGGCGAGGGCCATGGCCCCCACAAAGCTCGCATATTtcgatgacatgtgggccctccgctccaccgccaccgtcgtctcCCTCGTCCAG GATGGGGGCCGGCGAGCGGTGGTGCTGCACTCCACCGTCTTCTACCCGCAGGGAGGCGGCCAGCCGGCCGACACCGGCGTCATCTCCTCTGGAGGCGCCAGGTTCCTCGTCGAGGATGTGCGCATGAAGGATGGAGTG GTTTTCCACTATGGGAGATTTGAGGATGTCGGGGATGGATGCAATTCTGAGTTCAGTGAAGGGCAGAGCGTTAACTTGGAAGTTGATGCGGAACGGCGCAACTTAAATTCCAG GCTTCATTCTGCAGGGCATTTGTTGGACATCTGCATCAGCAATATTGGCCTATCTCATGTGGAACCTGGAAAAGGACATCATTTTCCGGATGG ACCTTTCGTTGAGTACAAAGGAGGCATTCCACCAGATCAATTGCAGGATAAGAAAAACAAGTTGGAAAAAGAAGCAAATGAGTTAATTTCTAAAGGAGCCAAG GTCTTAGCTTGTATTTTACCTTATGAGGAGGCAACTCAATTGTGTGGAGGTGCTCTGCCGAGCTATATTTCAAAA GGTAGCACCCCTCGCATTGTAAAATTTGGTGATCACCCTGGTGGTCCTTGTGGTGGTACACATGTTGCTGACATCTCAAACATCAATAACATAAAG GTCACAAACATAAGAGTCAAGAAAGGGCTCATCAAAGTCTCTTACAATGTCAGTCCATGA